From one Candidatus Cetobacterium colombiensis genomic stretch:
- the tetB(P) gene encoding tetracycline resistance ribosomal protection protein TetB(P) → MKKIINIGIVAHVDAGKTTITENLLYYSGAIKSVGRVDLGNTQTDSMELERKRGITIKSSTISFNWNNVKVNIVDTPGHVDFISEVERSLSVLDGAILVISGVEGIQSQTRILFETLKELNIPTIIFVNKLDRIGANFNKVFEDIKKNMSNKVVRLQEVYDVGSKAVYIKKLFDTCMINDDAIDVLSDLDEAFLERYIGGIEPDKEEIQEKLSLYASEGSLYPVFCGAAAIGLGVEDLLDGICSYFPFAGDDCESDLSGVVFKIERTSKNEKKVYVRLFGGKISVRDKIQVPNKEIAEKVKKINRLENGGVVEAQRIEAGDIGILYGLTSFQVGDVIGISNNKIKNISIAKPALKTTISAIDKEKNPELFKALILLAEEDPLLELEMNDMDKEIYVNLFGEVQMEILSSILDDLYGIKVEFSNIETIYKETPKGFGSSIMHMQEDLNPFWATVGLEIEPAGRGEGLRYISNVSVGSLPKSFQNAIEEAVIKTSKQGLFGWEVTDVKVTLSCGEFFSPASTPADFRNVTPMVLMEALYKAQTVLLEPLHEFDLRIPQNALSKAVWDLETMRATFDNPIVIGDEFSIKGLIPVENSKEYKMKIASYTEGRGMFVTKFYGYKEVSAGFAKARQKTTYDPLNKKEYLLHKLNAIRD, encoded by the coding sequence ATGAAGAAAATAATTAATATAGGAATCGTAGCACACGTGGATGCAGGAAAAACAACTATAACAGAAAACTTATTATATTATAGTGGAGCTATAAAATCAGTTGGAAGAGTTGATCTAGGCAATACACAGACGGATTCTATGGAGCTTGAACGTAAGAGAGGAATTACCATTAAATCGTCAACCATATCTTTTAATTGGAATAATGTTAAGGTTAATATTGTTGATACTCCAGGACATGTGGATTTTATTTCGGAAGTTGAACGTTCATTAAGTGTTTTAGATGGAGCGATACTAGTTATATCAGGAGTAGAGGGTATTCAGTCACAAACAAGAATATTATTTGAGACATTAAAGGAGTTAAACATTCCAACAATAATTTTTGTAAATAAGCTAGATAGAATTGGGGCAAATTTCAATAAAGTATTTGAAGATATAAAGAAGAATATGTCCAATAAAGTAGTTAGATTACAAGAAGTATATGATGTAGGAAGCAAAGCTGTTTATATAAAAAAACTATTTGATACATGCATGATAAATGATGATGCTATTGATGTTTTATCAGACTTAGACGAAGCATTTTTAGAAAGATATATTGGTGGAATAGAACCTGATAAAGAAGAAATACAAGAAAAGCTTTCATTATATGCAAGTGAAGGAAGTCTATATCCAGTATTTTGTGGTGCGGCAGCAATTGGACTTGGAGTTGAAGACTTATTAGATGGAATTTGTAGTTATTTTCCATTTGCAGGTGATGATTGTGAAAGTGATTTATCTGGAGTAGTATTTAAAATCGAAAGAACAAGTAAAAATGAAAAGAAGGTTTATGTAAGATTATTTGGAGGAAAAATATCTGTAAGAGATAAAATTCAAGTACCTAATAAGGAGATAGCAGAAAAAGTAAAGAAAATTAATAGGTTAGAAAATGGGGGAGTTGTTGAAGCACAGAGGATAGAAGCAGGGGATATAGGTATTTTATATGGACTTACAAGTTTCCAAGTGGGAGATGTTATTGGAATTTCAAATAATAAAATTAAAAATATATCTATAGCTAAACCAGCATTAAAAACAACAATTTCTGCAATTGATAAAGAAAAAAATCCAGAGCTATTTAAAGCATTAATATTACTTGCAGAGGAAGATCCACTACTAGAATTAGAGATGAATGACATGGATAAAGAAATTTATGTCAACTTATTCGGTGAAGTTCAAATGGAAATACTAAGTTCTATCTTAGATGATTTATATGGAATAAAAGTAGAGTTTTCGAATATTGAGACTATCTATAAGGAAACACCTAAAGGTTTTGGATCATCAATAATGCATATGCAGGAAGACTTAAATCCATTTTGGGCGACAGTAGGCTTAGAAATAGAACCAGCAGGGAGAGGCGAAGGTCTTAGGTATATTTCTAATGTTTCAGTAGGGTCATTGCCAAAATCTTTTCAAAATGCAATTGAAGAAGCAGTTATTAAGACAAGCAAACAAGGATTATTTGGATGGGAGGTTACAGATGTAAAAGTCACTCTTAGCTGTGGTGAATTTTTTAGTCCAGCCAGCACTCCAGCAGATTTTAGAAATGTGACACCTATGGTATTAATGGAAGCATTATATAAAGCACAAACTGTTTTATTAGAGCCATTACATGAGTTTGATTTAAGGATTCCTCAAAATGCTTTAAGTAAAGCGGTATGGGATTTAGAAACTATGAGGGCAACCTTTGATAATCCTATTGTTATAGGGGATGAATTCTCAATAAAGGGATTAATTCCAGTAGAAAATTCAAAAGAATATAAAATGAAAATAGCTTCATATACAGAAGGTAGGGGAATGTTTGTGACAAAATTTTATGGGTATAAGGAAGTTTCCGCTGGATTTGCAAAAGCACGCCAAAAAACAACTTATGATCCATTGAATAAAAAAGAGTATTTGCTTCATAAATTAAACGCAATTAGAGATTAA